TATTGGAAGAGCCGTCAAGCGGGTCTATGGCTACAATGTACTTGGCATTCCCGGAAACGGCTGATTCTATCCGGATGATTTCGTCATTTTCTTCAGATGCCACGATACAGCACTCGCCGCCGCTGCGGAGCGCCGCGATGAATTGCTCGTTAGCATAGACGTCCAGCTTTTGCTGGTGTTCACCCTGGATATTCGTCGTGCCGGAACTCCCCAGGATATCCATCAGGCCGGCCTTATTGACCTCACGGTTGACGATCTTGGCGGCTATTCCGATGTCGCGCAGGAGCCGTGAAAGCTCCCCTTTAGCGTATGGGAATTCGGCTTGCTTTTCAATAATGAACTGGCCCAGGGTCATGAAGTTATTCATAGGCTTAGTGTAAAAAATACAGTTTTAATCGGTCGTTGATTGGTAAACCGAAGATAGATACAAAAGCTTGAATATAGCAAGAAATACCTAAAATCACCGCCCAAAAAAGGCGAAATGGGTATGTTGCATAGTGTAATGAAAGTGGCAAAACACCTATAAACCAACTTATGGCGGGTCGAAACAATGTAAATCACCTACAACTAACATATTATTTAGGCGAAACACACAAAGATTATTTTCTATATAGGTATTTCACCTGAAACTATGAAGATTTGTATTGTTAATCGCCAATTATTTATAACCATGACGCAATCGCAAAAACATAATTTTGGAGCAGGACCGTGTATCCTGCCGCAACCGGTTTTAGAACGTGCAGCCGAGGCTGTCAGAGCGTGGGACAGGGCAGGTTTGTCCATCCTGGAAATCTCCCACCGTTCAGCTGAATTCGAAAGCGTTGTTCATGAAACCGAAAGGCTTGTCCGAGAGCTTTTAAGTGTGCCGGATGGTTACAGCATATTGTTTTTGCAGGGCGGGGCAAGCATGCAGTTTTGCATGGTGCCTATGAATTTCCTGCAAGGCAGTAAGCAAACCGCCGCCTATTTGGACGGGGGTTATTTCGGCGCGAAAGCCATCAAGGAAGCACAGTTTTTCGGCAAGGTGAATGTACTGGCGAGCTCTAAGGATTCGGGCTATACGTTTATTCCGGAGGCCTATGTGATCCCGGAAGATGCCGCTTATTTCCATTACACGAGCAACAATACTATCGAAGGTACACAGTTGTGGGCAGACGTAACTTCGTCTGTACCGGTCGTTTGTGATATGTCCTCAGATATCTTCAGCCGGGAGATCAATGTGAGCCAGTTTAGCCTGATCTATGCCGGGGCGCAGAAAAATACGGGGCCTGCTGGCTTGACCATCGTCATCGCCAAAAACGAATTCCTGGACAGCGTAAAACATGCCATTCCTTCCATGCTGGATTACCGGGTATTCCGGGATAACGGCTCGATGTATAATACACCGCCGGTGTTCGCAATCTATGCCGCCATGCTTAACCTGCAATGGTTAAAAGGGAAAGGCGGCGTAAAGTCCATCGCTAAGGAGAACGTCAGAAAAGCACAATTACTGTATGACGAAATAGACCGCAACCCGTTATTTAAAGGTTCCGCGGCCCGTGGACAAAGATCACTGATGAATGTTACTTTCCGGATGAATGATCAGGCTGAAGAAGCAGACTTTCTAGCCTATGCTGCTAAATGCGGAATGGTTGGTATCAAAGGTTACCGTACCGTTGGTGGATTTCGTGCGTCATTATATAATGCGCTTCCTTATGAGAGTGTCCAAGCACTGGTGCAGTGTATGACGGCCTATGCCGAAAAAGTTGTCCCGCAGCATAACTTCCAACCCACCTATTAGGATATGGCAAAGATTTATCCATTTACGGCCATCCATCCGAATCCCATTTATGCTGACCAACTTGTGTTCACCAAGTCACAGTCGGAAT
The genomic region above belongs to Mucilaginibacter sp. KACC 22773 and contains:
- the serC gene encoding 3-phosphoserine/phosphohydroxythreonine transaminase, producing MKICIVNRQLFITMTQSQKHNFGAGPCILPQPVLERAAEAVRAWDRAGLSILEISHRSAEFESVVHETERLVRELLSVPDGYSILFLQGGASMQFCMVPMNFLQGSKQTAAYLDGGYFGAKAIKEAQFFGKVNVLASSKDSGYTFIPEAYVIPEDAAYFHYTSNNTIEGTQLWADVTSSVPVVCDMSSDIFSREINVSQFSLIYAGAQKNTGPAGLTIVIAKNEFLDSVKHAIPSMLDYRVFRDNGSMYNTPPVFAIYAAMLNLQWLKGKGGVKSIAKENVRKAQLLYDEIDRNPLFKGSAARGQRSLMNVTFRMNDQAEEADFLAYAAKCGMVGIKGYRTVGGFRASLYNALPYESVQALVQCMTAYAEKVVPQHNFQPTY